In Fusarium pseudograminearum CS3096 chromosome 1, whole genome shotgun sequence, one genomic interval encodes:
- the TOX4 gene encoding TOX4, which yields MMFKNTLLALAATIGLSDALGINCRGSGLCVGNKGALGQLIAQVRAIDPSKRFSNGEHVSCVDINNIGNHPAICAFYQGIGDRTFSLSETQTFLQQIVDHGCKLCGSVPTDPGNNVANGQLTVNAVLNPTKRDAPQSPAVYEKRDVPQSPKVYEKRGDNLLVRRLGINCRGSSSCGVGGIGHTPNGDLKDVRDAVASGEEGNFGNGDHIACIPFAFGQLCAFYQGIGSRTFTKEQSVTFLDQLRQHGCSKCGSIPVDPGNDVKNGQLTVNYVA from the coding sequence ATGATGTTCAAAAACACCCTTTTGGCCCTTGCCGCCACCATTGGCTTGTCCGATGCCCTAGGCATCAACTGTCGAGGCAGCGGCCTTTGCGTTGGCAACAAAGGCGCTCTCGGCCAACTCATTGCCCAGGTCAGGGCCATAGATCCCAGCAAGAGGTTTAGCAACGGAGAGCATGTCAGCTGcgttgacatcaacaatatcGGCAACCACCCAGCTATCTGCGCTTTTTACCAGGGCATTGGAGACCGCACCTTCTCGCTGTCTGAGACCCAGACGTTCCTCCAGCAGATCGTCGACCATGGCTGCAAGCTTTGCGGAAGCGTCCCAACTGACCCGGGCAACAATGTCGCTAACGGCCAGCTGACTGTCAACGCCGTTCTCAACCCTACCAAGCGAGATGCACCTCAAAGTCCGGCAGTCTATGAAAAGCGCGATGTACCTCAGAGCCCTAAAGTCTATGAGAAGCGCGGCGACAACCTCCTTGTCAGACGTCTAGGTATCAACTGCCGTGGTAGCTCCAGCTGTGGAGTCGGCGGTATTGGACACACACCTAATGGAGACCTAAAGGATGTCCGTGACGCTGTTGCATCCGGCGAGGAGGGCAACTTTGGTAACGGTGATCATATCGCCTGTATTCCCTTTGCTTTTGGACAACTGTGCGCTTTCTACCAGGGTATTGGCAGCCGAACTTTTACCAAGGAGCAATCTGTCACATTCCTCGATCAGCTTAGACAGCATGGCTGTTCCAAGTGTGGTAGCATTCCTGTTGATCCTGGCAATGATGTTAAGAACGGACAGCTTACTGTCAACTATGTCGCATGA